One genomic window of Daphnia pulex isolate KAP4 chromosome 10, ASM2113471v1 includes the following:
- the LOC124205010 gene encoding uncharacterized protein LOC124205010: MVRELEAVIHLRFSNLKSGLPLIPNKMKSAEELQQKLYFLLERLQEMARKLPLQYQQRMPYELLSGLANCLLNETIFKIVEGLTEIQQVTEKQLLQQRLKLLHRHRAEKESLAKKSPESVTEIEKEQVATHPVELKQADMNLILQLDQLVADQQGTLEKAGVPGFYSTSNPQEIQAMVWGVAYQIGAQDVEKVSKYLDYREKDGYQRTVTTFHPHYNHQPQEPEQTTPFVLEFYLATSDNPFYTGQESMDKIARQIVSASGPSGTNREYLYQLATAVRQLVMDDNLPDASIPQHGDPHLFELENLVRALEQAGDNQQGPQ, translated from the exons ATGGTCAGAGAACTGGAAGCAGTAATTCATCtgagattttcaaatttgaaatctggGCTTCCGTTAATcccaaataaaatgaagagTGCTGAGGAACTACAGCAAAAACTGTACTTTTTGTTGGAACGACTTCAAGAAATGGCCAGGAAACTCCCTTT ACAATATCAACAACGAATGCCATACGAACTGTTATCTGGTCTGGCCAACTGCCTTTTGAATGAGACCATCTTTAAAATTGTAGAGGGTCTAACAGAAATACAGCAGGTGACTGAAAAACAACTCCTTCAGCAACGTTTAAAACTGCTCCACAGACACAGAG CTGAAAAAGAATCCTTGGCCAAAAAATCACCTGAATCTGTaacagaaatagaaaaggaacAAGTAGCCACTCACCCTGTTGAATTAAAGCAAGCTGACATGAACCTCATCCTTCAATTGGACCAGCTAGTTGCAGATCAACAAGGCACACTTGAAAAAGCTG gtGTTCCTGGTTTCTACTCCACTAGCAACCCTCAAGAGATACAA GCAATGGTATGGGGAGTCGCCTACCAAATCGGAGCTCAAGATGTGGAGAAAGTATCAAAGTACCTGGATTACCGAGAGAAAGATGGCTACCAGCGGACTGTCACCACATTCCATCCCCACTACAACCACCAACCCCAAGAACCAGAACa AACAACTCCGTTTGTATTGGAATTTTACCTCGCGACGAGTGACAATCCGTTCTACACGGGCCAGGAGTCGATGGACAAGATCGCCCGGCAGATAGTTTCGGCCAGCGGGCCGAGTGGCACCAATCGGGAATACCTGTACCAGTTGGCGACGGCAGTGCGACAACTTGTCATGGACGACAACCTGCCGGATGCATCCATTCCCCAACACGGCGATCCTCATCTGTTTGAGCTGGAAAATCTGGTTCGAGCTTTAGAGCAAGCTGGTGACAATCAACAAGGCCCACAATGA
- the LOC124205009 gene encoding putative glutathione-specific gamma-glutamylcyclotransferase 2, whose amino-acid sequence MWVFGYGSLIWKVDFPYDKRVVGYIKGYVRRFWQASIDHRGVPGKPGRVVTLIPSNDPEDKVWGVAYKLPEDQVDEIKGRLDEREKRYQITLDVPFYFKQSACGSAQVQVNFYVAPAFGPLFLGEADAVAMAEQIKSARGPSGDNLDYLAKLWQFMRDEVGADAEEEDAHLTTLYRLCFP is encoded by the exons ATGTGGGTTTTTGGATACGGATCTTTGATATGGAAAGTTGATTTCCCTTACGACAAACGAGTTGTTGGTTACATCAAAGGTTACGTCAGACGTTTCTGGCAGGCTAGTATCGATCATCGTGGAGTTCCTGGAAAG CCTGGAAGAGTTGTCACTTTGATTCCTTCAAATGATCCGGAG GACAAAGTATGGGGCGTTGCTTACAAACTTCCCGAGGATCAAGTTGACGAAATCAAAGGTCGATTAGATGAACGGGAGAAACGTTACCAAATTACCCTTGACGTGCCATTCTACTTCAAGCAATCCGCTTGCGGATCAGCACAAGTGCAGGTGAATTTCTACGTGGCTCCAGCGTTCGGCCCGCTCTTTCTGGGTGAGGCTGACGCGGTAGCCATGGCTGAGCAGATCAAATCGGCACGAGGACCCAGCGGTGACAATCTGGACTATTTGGCCAAACTCTGGCAGTTTATGAGAGATGAGGTTGGAGCCGACGCCGAAGAGGAAGATGCCCATTTGACGACGCTCTATCGACTTTGTTTCCCTTAA